One genomic region from Aneurinibacillus sp. REN35 encodes:
- a CDS encoding aldehyde dehydrogenase family protein — translation MSTHKTTVFTYGHFINGEWKTSEETHSVTNKYTGEEFARIGKTSREQVVEAVTNALDTFKTKKLSPYERYEILMRAAQIFGERKEELAMILVREVGKTLKDSRAEIDRGIQTFIASAEEAKRISGTGIPLGQPGNENKMAFTIRVPVGVIGAITPFNFPFNLTAHKIGPAIAAGNTVVLKPAEVTPIIACKMADILTEAGLPAGYLNVVNGLGQETGQYLLEDDRIALFTFTGSAGVGRHIKSTTGIRRVTLELGNNSPNIVHHDAPDLDKAAELCVTRGYSNAGQACISVQRVYVHEDIFEAFAEKAKAVAGTLRVGNPEDPNTDIGPMISEKEAKRAEQWITEAAAQGAVIVCGGKRSGSVLEPTILTGVTPEMKVVCEEVFAPVISLIPYRDIDEAFAQANASRFGLQAGLFTTNIQLAMRAAHELEFGGVIINDVSTYRADVMPYGGVKDSGIGKEGPHHAVQEMTDEKIVVINL, via the coding sequence ATGAGTACACATAAAACGACCGTTTTTACCTACGGCCATTTCATTAATGGTGAGTGGAAAACCTCAGAGGAGACGCATAGCGTTACAAATAAATACACCGGTGAGGAATTTGCGCGCATCGGAAAAACGAGCCGGGAACAGGTAGTAGAAGCGGTAACCAACGCGCTTGATACATTTAAAACCAAAAAGCTAAGCCCGTATGAGCGTTATGAAATTCTTATGCGTGCAGCGCAAATCTTCGGTGAAAGAAAAGAAGAACTGGCGATGATACTCGTTCGTGAAGTAGGGAAAACATTAAAAGATTCGCGAGCAGAAATTGATCGAGGTATCCAGACCTTCATCGCATCCGCAGAGGAAGCGAAGCGCATCAGCGGCACGGGTATTCCGCTCGGGCAGCCGGGAAATGAGAACAAAATGGCTTTTACCATTCGTGTTCCTGTTGGGGTTATTGGAGCCATTACACCGTTTAACTTCCCGTTCAACTTGACTGCACACAAAATCGGTCCGGCGATTGCGGCAGGCAATACGGTCGTATTAAAGCCGGCGGAAGTAACGCCGATTATCGCTTGCAAAATGGCCGATATTCTTACAGAAGCGGGCCTTCCGGCAGGATATTTGAATGTCGTAAACGGGCTTGGACAGGAAACAGGGCAGTATTTGCTTGAAGACGACCGCATTGCTTTGTTTACCTTTACGGGAAGCGCGGGCGTTGGACGTCACATCAAAAGCACAACAGGCATCCGCCGGGTTACTCTAGAGCTTGGCAACAATTCACCGAACATCGTGCATCATGATGCGCCGGATTTGGATAAAGCAGCTGAGCTGTGTGTGACTCGCGGATATTCAAACGCGGGACAGGCGTGCATTTCTGTACAGCGTGTGTATGTGCATGAGGATATTTTTGAGGCGTTTGCGGAAAAGGCGAAAGCCGTTGCCGGAACACTGCGTGTTGGCAATCCAGAAGATCCGAATACAGATATCGGCCCGATGATTTCAGAGAAAGAGGCAAAACGGGCGGAACAGTGGATTACAGAAGCAGCAGCACAGGGGGCGGTTATCGTATGCGGGGGCAAACGCAGCGGAAGCGTGCTTGAACCAACCATTCTTACCGGAGTAACACCGGAGATGAAAGTGGTTTGCGAAGAAGTGTTTGCTCCTGTGATCAGCCTGATTCCATACCGCGATATTGACGAAGCGTTTGCTCAGGCAAATGCCAGCCGTTTCGGCCTGCAGGCGGGGTTATTTACGACAAACATTCAATTAGCGATGCGCGCAGCGCACGAGCTTGAATTCGGCGGTGTCATCATTAATGATGTATCCACCTACCGGGCCGATGTGATGCCGTATGGCGGTGTAAAAGATAGTGGTATTGGGAAAGAGGGACCGCACCATGCCGTACAGGAAATGACGGATGAAAAAATCGTAGTTATCAATCTATAA
- the pdxA gene encoding 4-hydroxythreonine-4-phosphate dehydrogenase PdxA has translation MAGKRPIIGITMGDGAGVGPEIIMKALMQEDVYTICRPFVIGDVKILERAAKIVGNSAQIRQIASPDEAAFAYGTVECIDLDLLPADLPIGQISAAAGNAAFRYLEKAIQLASEDKIDAICTAPLNKEALHKAGHVYPGHTEILAELTGTSDYSMMLSAPNLKVIHVTTHIGILDAVKKINPSRVYTVIKLAHDTLQRAGYEQPRIAVCGINPHAGENGLFGYGEEEEKIVPAVQKAQEEGILVSGPLPADTLFFRATRGDFDIVVAMYHDQGHGPVKVLGLEAGVNITVGLPIIRTSVDHGTAFDIAGKAIADDLSLREAIRQAVELAPERV, from the coding sequence ATGGCAGGAAAAAGACCGATTATCGGTATTACGATGGGCGACGGTGCAGGTGTTGGGCCTGAGATCATTATGAAAGCACTTATGCAGGAAGATGTCTATACGATCTGCCGTCCATTCGTTATTGGAGATGTAAAGATACTGGAGCGTGCTGCAAAGATCGTCGGAAATTCAGCGCAAATCCGCCAGATTGCTTCTCCGGATGAGGCTGCGTTTGCTTATGGAACGGTAGAGTGTATTGACCTGGATTTGCTGCCGGCTGATTTGCCTATTGGACAAATCTCGGCAGCGGCAGGCAATGCGGCTTTCCGATACTTAGAAAAAGCCATCCAGCTTGCAAGCGAAGATAAAATCGATGCGATTTGCACTGCGCCGCTAAATAAGGAAGCACTGCATAAGGCGGGGCATGTATATCCGGGCCATACGGAAATTCTGGCGGAGCTTACCGGCACATCGGACTATTCAATGATGCTGTCGGCTCCAAATCTAAAGGTGATTCATGTAACAACGCATATCGGGATTTTGGATGCTGTGAAAAAAATTAATCCATCTCGCGTTTATACAGTGATCAAGCTGGCGCACGACACACTGCAAAGAGCCGGCTACGAGCAGCCGCGTATCGCGGTGTGTGGCATCAATCCGCATGCTGGCGAAAACGGATTGTTCGGATACGGGGAAGAAGAGGAGAAAATTGTGCCTGCGGTGCAAAAAGCACAGGAAGAAGGCATTCTTGTATCCGGTCCTCTACCGGCGGATACGCTTTTTTTCCGCGCAACCCGCGGCGATTTTGATATCGTGGTTGCCATGTATCATGATCAGGGGCATGGACCCGTTAAGGTACTCGGGCTTGAAGCCGGCGTAAACATTACAGTCGGCCTGCCGATTATTCGTACAAGCGTGGATCATGGAACCGCATTTGATATTGCCGGTAAGGCAATCGCTGATGATTTAAGCCTGAGAGAGGCGATTCGCCAGGCGGTAGAACTGGCGCCGGAGCGAGTATAA
- a CDS encoding hydroxyacid-oxoacid transhydrogenase, which produces MRNTWEFYSTERIVFGNGAIHELDAILTRIGAKNVLLITDPGIVQAGIADRVISLLKGANYQVIVYDKVVPEPPVSSAIECYEFAKSQMETDAIIGLGGGSSIDMAKIAALLIKYGGHPLDYYGGENQIPGPIAPLIAIPTTAGTGSEVTSVAVLTDTENNIKAGISDNYLRPAVALLDPELTTGLPAYVTACSGIDALSHAIEAYTAKESAYIQAEGPILFQGSIPISDALALHAIKLIAQNLTLAVQQGSNLEARANMLMGSLLAGMAFSNAGTALAHAVAYPIGGLVKSPHGETTGLMLPYVMEYNAATQVTKLGEIADAFGVQTEGLGVKEKAAAAVDAVFELLEEIGLPTHLSEIGIKEEDVVGIAEKSLEIARLVRNNPRVPTQKGLEELLRRAL; this is translated from the coding sequence GTGAGAAATACATGGGAGTTTTACTCAACGGAACGAATTGTTTTTGGAAATGGCGCCATTCATGAACTGGATGCGATTCTTACGCGCATTGGAGCGAAAAATGTACTGCTCATTACCGACCCTGGCATTGTGCAGGCGGGCATTGCCGATCGTGTCATCTCTTTATTAAAGGGTGCAAACTATCAAGTAATTGTTTACGATAAGGTAGTACCGGAGCCGCCGGTATCAAGCGCAATCGAATGCTATGAATTCGCCAAATCACAAATGGAAACGGACGCGATCATCGGACTTGGCGGCGGCAGCAGCATTGATATGGCAAAAATTGCAGCCCTGCTCATCAAATACGGCGGGCATCCGCTTGACTATTATGGTGGAGAAAATCAAATTCCGGGTCCGATTGCACCGCTGATCGCCATTCCAACAACAGCAGGCACAGGCTCTGAAGTAACATCTGTTGCTGTTCTAACAGATACGGAAAACAATATCAAAGCGGGCATTTCTGATAATTACCTGCGTCCTGCGGTTGCGCTTCTTGATCCGGAGCTTACGACCGGCCTGCCGGCCTATGTGACGGCCTGCTCGGGTATCGATGCACTGTCACACGCCATTGAAGCCTATACGGCAAAAGAATCTGCATACATTCAGGCAGAAGGTCCGATTCTCTTTCAAGGCTCGATTCCCATTAGCGATGCGCTGGCCCTGCATGCTATTAAATTGATTGCACAAAATTTAACGCTTGCGGTACAGCAGGGAAGCAACCTTGAAGCGCGGGCCAACATGCTTATGGGAAGCCTGCTTGCCGGAATGGCATTCTCTAATGCGGGTACGGCGCTCGCGCATGCGGTTGCGTATCCGATTGGCGGACTTGTAAAGTCACCGCACGGAGAGACAACCGGTTTGATGCTGCCGTATGTAATGGAGTACAACGCAGCAACACAAGTCACGAAACTCGGTGAAATTGCTGATGCGTTCGGCGTTCAGACAGAGGGACTCGGCGTGAAGGAAAAAGCAGCGGCAGCGGTCGATGCCGTGTTCGAACTGCTTGAGGAAATTGGACTGCCGACGCACCTGTCTGAAATTGGAATCAAAGAAGAGGATGTAGTCGGTATTGCCGAAAAATCATTGGAAATTGCCCGCCTTGTTCGAAATAACCCGCGCGTTCCTACACAAAAGGGATTGGAAGAGCTGCTGCGCCGCGCGCTATAA
- a CDS encoding TRAP transporter large permease: MAGTMFISLFVLLLLSVPVALSLGLASSIAFMVDGNMPLVVLMQRMFSALDSFPLMAIPFFILAGSLMETGGISRRLVNLANSLAGGLTGGLAVVTVITAMFFSAISGSSAATTAALGAILIPAMVKRGYDVGFAGATQAVSGELGVIIPPSIPMILFGISAGVSIGDLFIAGLLPGIMIGLSLILLVWYLSKRKGYKGEAGITGAMRLQAFKEAFLALLMPVIILGGIYGGIFTPTEAAVVAVVYAFIIGVFVYREVKWKDLVDIFTRSSITTSIIMIIIANAGMFGWILTREGVPQKAAAMFTAFSDSPFVFLILVNIMLLFVGMFFETSASIIILAPLLTPIAVALGIDPIHFGMIMIVNLAMGMVTPPVGVNLFVACQIANIKLERITKALIPFFIVLILDVLLITYIPALSTWLPSLLK, encoded by the coding sequence ATGGCAGGTACGATGTTTATTTCGTTGTTTGTCCTTCTGCTGCTGAGTGTACCGGTCGCGTTGTCACTCGGCCTTGCATCAAGTATTGCCTTTATGGTTGATGGAAATATGCCGCTTGTCGTTTTGATGCAGCGCATGTTTTCAGCATTGGATTCTTTTCCGCTCATGGCTATTCCATTCTTCATTCTGGCGGGTTCGCTCATGGAGACAGGCGGAATCTCGCGCAGATTGGTGAATTTGGCTAACTCATTGGCTGGAGGGCTTACCGGTGGTCTTGCTGTCGTAACCGTTATTACGGCGATGTTTTTCTCAGCCATTTCCGGCTCCAGCGCAGCCACGACTGCGGCGCTTGGTGCCATTCTGATTCCCGCCATGGTAAAAAGAGGATACGATGTTGGATTTGCGGGTGCGACGCAGGCGGTTTCTGGAGAATTGGGGGTTATTATTCCTCCGTCTATTCCAATGATTTTGTTTGGGATCTCTGCCGGAGTATCCATTGGTGACTTGTTTATTGCCGGTCTTCTGCCGGGTATTATGATTGGCCTATCCTTGATTTTGCTTGTGTGGTATTTGTCCAAGCGCAAGGGCTACAAAGGAGAAGCGGGCATTACGGGAGCTATGCGATTACAGGCGTTTAAGGAAGCGTTTCTGGCACTGCTCATGCCGGTCATTATCCTTGGCGGTATTTATGGCGGTATTTTCACACCGACAGAAGCAGCGGTAGTGGCAGTCGTTTATGCATTTATTATTGGTGTATTTGTTTATCGTGAAGTGAAATGGAAAGACCTTGTTGACATCTTTACTCGTTCGTCCATTACGACTTCTATTATTATGATTATTATCGCAAATGCGGGCATGTTTGGCTGGATTTTGACACGGGAAGGGGTTCCGCAGAAAGCTGCGGCCATGTTTACCGCTTTTTCGGACAGTCCGTTTGTTTTTCTGATATTGGTAAACATCATGCTTTTATTTGTCGGGATGTTCTTTGAAACGTCTGCGTCGATTATTATTCTGGCTCCGTTGTTGACACCGATCGCAGTAGCACTCGGCATTGATCCGATCCACTTCGGTATGATTATGATTGTCAATCTTGCGATGGGCATGGTAACGCCGCCTGTCGGGGTAAATTTATTTGTAGCCTGCCAGATTGCAAATATAAAGCTAGAGCGGATAACCAAGGCATTAATTCCGTTTTTCATCGTGCTTATTCTTGATGTCTTGCTCATTACATATATACCTGCGCTGTCAACGTGGCTGCCTTCCTTACTGAAGTAG
- a CDS encoding nickel pincer cofactor-dependent isomerase, group 22 — MKLPRIAKVRQHFKGPVVHDIGEEIARQFTMIKLSETVKPGMRIAITAGSRGIANIALIVRACVEEIKKMGGLPFIVPTMGSHGGATAEGQVEVLESLGITEEYCQAPIRSSMEVVHIGETSDGMPVHMDKHAWEADGILLMGRVKVHTDFKSPIGIESGLMKMAAIGLGKHKQALLIHSHGVRGIRDMMPEVAQVMLEKANILCGMAIVENAFEQTAMLEAIPTSRIPSREAELLALSASLMPKLPVEDIDILLVDELGKNYSGTGMDTNIIGRIRIHGVEEPASPRIKYIIASNVSEESHGNALGVGLADVTTQRLFSQVDFQKMNENVITSTFLHRAMIPIVMENDREALATAMRASWNVSAEQIRFVRIPNTLHLEYVYVSEALLPELVDRPDIEILSEPQEIAFDEQGYFLAWHQ, encoded by the coding sequence GTGAAACTGCCGCGAATTGCAAAAGTTAGACAGCATTTCAAGGGACCTGTTGTTCATGATATCGGCGAAGAAATCGCCCGTCAGTTCACCATGATAAAACTGTCAGAAACCGTAAAGCCGGGAATGCGCATCGCCATTACTGCCGGAAGCCGGGGAATTGCGAACATTGCCTTGATTGTGCGTGCCTGCGTGGAAGAAATTAAAAAAATGGGCGGTCTTCCGTTTATTGTTCCCACGATGGGCAGCCATGGCGGAGCCACAGCGGAAGGACAGGTGGAAGTGCTGGAGAGCCTAGGCATTACCGAAGAATACTGCCAGGCCCCGATTCGTTCCTCGATGGAGGTTGTGCATATTGGAGAAACATCGGACGGAATGCCTGTGCACATGGATAAGCATGCATGGGAGGCAGATGGCATTTTATTAATGGGCCGTGTAAAGGTGCATACGGATTTCAAATCGCCTATTGGCATTGAAAGCGGGCTCATGAAAATGGCTGCGATTGGGCTCGGTAAGCATAAACAGGCGCTGCTCATTCACAGCCACGGTGTGCGCGGTATCCGTGATATGATGCCTGAGGTAGCTCAGGTGATGCTTGAGAAGGCAAACATTCTCTGTGGAATGGCTATTGTGGAGAACGCATTTGAACAAACCGCCATGCTAGAAGCGATTCCTACATCGCGCATTCCTTCCCGTGAAGCAGAGCTGCTTGCTCTCTCCGCGTCGCTGATGCCGAAGCTGCCTGTGGAGGACATTGATATTCTGCTGGTGGATGAACTCGGGAAGAATTACAGCGGTACCGGTATGGATACGAATATTATTGGACGCATTCGGATTCACGGGGTAGAAGAACCGGCATCTCCGCGTATCAAGTATATTATTGCAAGCAATGTAAGCGAGGAATCGCATGGCAATGCGCTCGGGGTTGGTCTTGCGGATGTGACGACCCAGCGCTTGTTTTCGCAGGTTGACTTTCAAAAAATGAATGAAAACGTAATTACAAGCACGTTTCTGCATCGGGCCATGATTCCGATTGTTATGGAAAATGATCGGGAAGCGCTGGCTACCGCCATGCGTGCAAGCTGGAACGTATCGGCAGAACAGATAAGGTTTGTTCGCATTCCAAATACGCTTCATCTCGAATATGTTTATGTCTCGGAAGCGCTTCTGCCGGAGCTGGTGGACAGGCCCGATATTGAAATTCTTAGCGAACCACAGGAGATAGCATTTGATGAACAGGGCTACTTTTTAGCATGGCATCAGTAA